Proteins from a single region of Roseateles sp. XES5:
- a CDS encoding ABC transporter substrate-binding protein yields MAEGTGSIFTLACPTSFPDLDPATSFSNDGAVLANVYEGLARYIPATDTAEAKIEPLLATGWEVSADGKTWTFTLRDGVTFHDGSPLTSEAVKGSIERTRKIGGGASFIWGPVTAIETPEPLKVVFQLSEPQPLDLIASAGFAAWIYAPSVLDKDNAWFNAGNDGGTGPFKISRYEPGQRAVLDRVDGYWGKVPENGFKTVSFEITEDATLAQNMIESGQADWTYSLPYENLEALKSNPDLNVVVNPSFETLFGLYNVKRAPLDKVKVRQALSLAFPYDDVIAAGTSGFGTRAKGVVPAGIWGHDAAAPIPKTDLEAAKALLAEEGIEPGLELTMTYSASQAIEAVAGELWKANLETLGITLTLQPMAWEAQWQLGKSDPQAAQDIFVMFWWPTFVTPYDYLFNLFHSEEKPNFNLGYYSNPEVDARIDEAAKLSGTDRPRAEALFIEAQRKVIEDAAAVFMLDQPNVHIIRADIKGYADNPAYGHITFINELSR; encoded by the coding sequence ATGGCAGAGGGCACCGGCAGCATCTTCACGCTCGCCTGCCCGACGAGCTTCCCCGACCTCGACCCCGCCACCTCGTTCTCCAACGACGGCGCGGTCCTCGCGAACGTCTATGAGGGCCTCGCCCGCTACATTCCGGCCACCGACACGGCGGAAGCGAAGATCGAACCGCTGCTCGCGACCGGCTGGGAGGTCAGCGCCGATGGCAAGACCTGGACCTTCACCCTGCGCGACGGCGTGACGTTCCACGACGGCAGCCCGCTCACCTCTGAAGCCGTCAAGGGCTCGATCGAACGCACCCGGAAGATCGGCGGCGGCGCGTCCTTCATCTGGGGTCCGGTGACAGCCATCGAAACGCCCGAGCCGTTGAAGGTCGTCTTCCAGCTCTCCGAGCCGCAGCCGCTCGACCTCATCGCCTCGGCGGGCTTCGCCGCCTGGATCTACGCACCGTCCGTCCTCGACAAGGACAATGCCTGGTTCAATGCCGGCAATGACGGCGGCACCGGTCCGTTCAAGATCAGCCGTTACGAGCCGGGCCAGCGCGCCGTGCTCGACCGTGTCGACGGCTATTGGGGCAAGGTGCCGGAAAACGGCTTCAAGACCGTGTCCTTCGAGATCACCGAGGACGCGACGCTGGCCCAGAACATGATCGAAAGCGGCCAGGCCGACTGGACCTACAGCCTTCCCTACGAGAATCTCGAGGCGCTGAAATCCAATCCCGACCTCAACGTCGTCGTCAACCCGTCCTTCGAAACGCTGTTCGGCCTCTACAATGTCAAGCGCGCGCCGCTCGACAAGGTGAAGGTGCGCCAGGCGCTGTCGCTCGCCTTTCCCTATGACGATGTGATCGCGGCCGGCACGAGCGGCTTCGGCACCCGCGCCAAGGGCGTCGTGCCCGCCGGCATCTGGGGCCACGACGCCGCGGCGCCGATCCCGAAGACCGACCTCGAGGCCGCCAAGGCGCTGCTCGCCGAGGAAGGCATCGAGCCGGGCCTCGAGCTGACGATGACCTATTCGGCATCCCAGGCGATCGAAGCGGTTGCCGGCGAACTCTGGAAAGCCAATCTGGAGACCCTCGGCATCACGCTGACGCTGCAGCCGATGGCCTGGGAAGCCCAGTGGCAACTCGGCAAATCGGATCCGCAAGCCGCGCAGGACATCTTCGTCATGTTCTGGTGGCCGACCTTCGTCACGCCCTACGACTACCTCTTCAACCTGTTCCACAGCGAGGAAAAGCCGAACTTCAATCTCGGCTACTATTCCAACCCCGAGGTGGACGCCAGGATCGACGAGGCAGCAAAGCTCTCCGGCACCGACCGACCGCGCGCCGAGGCCCTGTTCATCGAGGCGCAGCGCAAGGTGATCGAGGATGCGGCGGCGGTCTTCATGCTGGATCAGCCCAACGTCCACATCATCCGTGCGGATATCAAGGGCTATGCCGACAATCCGGCCTACGGGCACATCACCTTCATCAACGAGCTGAGCCGGTAG
- a CDS encoding ABC transporter permease — protein sequence MELLRYILRRTVLSAFVVVGVTFLVFVVAQVVPSDPAALYAGPRPTAEQIEKARQELNLDAPLPARFATFAVAMASGDFGISYKSRRLIAEDLRAYLPATLELAVFSTGLALLIGIPLGVVAAARQGRWPDRIGSFGSIAAVAMPTFFLAMILQLVFAQWLGVLPLSGRLSREISISAPLPMVTGFNMIDALIAGRFDAFGDAFAHLILPALTLASYPAGVAMRLTRSAMIEILERRHVVAARALGLSEPRILFGHALPNAMGPALTVIGLSFAYALTGAVLVEIIFAWPGLGRYVSEAILAKDFPVIAAVTMVVTICYVVMNLLIDIAQALVDPRVALS from the coding sequence ATGGAACTTCTGCGCTATATCCTGCGCCGCACGGTGCTCTCCGCCTTCGTGGTGGTGGGCGTGACCTTCCTGGTCTTCGTGGTGGCGCAGGTCGTTCCCTCGGACCCCGCCGCACTCTATGCCGGCCCTCGTCCCACGGCCGAACAGATCGAGAAGGCGCGTCAGGAACTGAACCTCGACGCGCCCCTTCCGGCCCGTTTCGCGACCTTCGCCGTCGCCATGGCGTCCGGCGATTTCGGCATTTCCTATAAATCGCGACGCCTCATCGCCGAGGATCTGCGGGCCTACCTGCCGGCGACCCTCGAACTTGCCGTCTTCTCCACCGGCCTTGCGCTCCTGATCGGCATCCCGCTCGGCGTCGTCGCCGCGGCGCGGCAGGGCCGATGGCCGGACAGGATCGGCAGCTTCGGGTCCATCGCGGCCGTCGCCATGCCGACCTTCTTCCTCGCCATGATCCTGCAGCTCGTCTTCGCGCAATGGCTCGGCGTCCTGCCGCTGTCCGGGCGCCTGTCGCGCGAAATATCGATCTCCGCGCCGCTGCCGATGGTGACGGGTTTCAACATGATCGACGCGCTCATCGCCGGCCGTTTCGACGCCTTCGGCGATGCCTTCGCCCATCTGATCCTGCCGGCGCTGACGCTGGCTTCCTATCCGGCCGGCGTCGCCATGCGGCTGACGCGCTCGGCGATGATCGAGATCCTCGAGCGCCGCCATGTCGTGGCCGCCCGCGCGCTTGGCCTTTCCGAGCCGCGCATCCTCTTCGGCCACGCCCTGCCGAACGCCATGGGGCCGGCACTGACGGTGATCGGCCTTTCCTTCGCCTATGCGCTGACCGGCGCGGTGCTGGTCGAGATCATCTTCGCCTGGCCGGGCCTCGGCCGCTATGTCTCCGAAGCGATCCTTGCCAAGGACTTCCCGGTCATCGCCGCCGTCACCATGGTGGTGACGATCTGCTATGTCGTGATGAACCTCCTGATCGACATCGCCCAGGCCCTGGTCGATCCACGGGTGGCGCTGTCATGA
- a CDS encoding ABC transporter permease, whose amino-acid sequence MKKLVQRLGWPGTLALAVVILFVLVAIFAPWIAPYPAQGAGAPNVVAKLSPPSADYWLGTDHLGRDILSRIIYATRISLTNGVLIVAFSLLIGLPVGLAAGYFGGWIDEALMRGTDVFLAFPALLLAVLMAAALGPGFLNSVIAVAVTWWPWYARLARAEVLVLRGQPYVEAARLAGVSHPRIIVRHILPATGRPLTVQAALDVGPALLTAAALSFLGLGVLPPTADWGQMVDAGRKFFPARWWYSAMPGMTIFIVALAFSVLGDALRDRKGGSARASA is encoded by the coding sequence ATGAAGAAACTCGTGCAACGTCTCGGCTGGCCCGGCACGCTCGCCCTCGCGGTCGTCATCCTCTTCGTCCTCGTCGCGATCTTCGCACCCTGGATCGCGCCCTATCCGGCGCAGGGAGCCGGTGCGCCGAATGTGGTGGCCAAGCTCTCCCCGCCGTCGGCCGACTACTGGCTCGGTACGGACCATCTCGGCCGCGACATCCTCAGCCGCATCATCTACGCCACCCGCATCTCGCTGACGAACGGCGTGCTGATCGTCGCCTTCTCGCTGCTCATCGGCCTGCCGGTCGGCCTTGCCGCCGGCTATTTCGGCGGCTGGATCGATGAGGCGCTGATGCGCGGCACGGACGTCTTCCTCGCCTTCCCCGCCCTGCTGCTCGCCGTGTTGATGGCCGCTGCCCTCGGCCCGGGTTTCCTCAACAGCGTCATCGCCGTCGCCGTGACCTGGTGGCCCTGGTATGCCCGCCTCGCCCGTGCCGAGGTGCTGGTGCTGCGCGGCCAGCCCTATGTGGAGGCCGCCCGCCTTGCCGGCGTCTCGCACCCGCGCATCATCGTCCGTCATATCCTGCCGGCAACGGGCCGGCCGCTGACCGTCCAGGCCGCGCTCGACGTCGGCCCGGCGCTGCTGACCGCCGCCGCCCTCTCCTTCCTCGGCCTCGGCGTGCTGCCGCCGACCGCCGACTGGGGCCAGATGGTCGACGCCGGCCGAAAATTCTTCCCGGCGCGCTGGTGGTATTCGGCCATGCCCGGCATGACCATCTTCATCGTCGCGCTGGCCTTCAGCGTGCTCGGCGATGCCCTGCGCGACCGCAAGGGAGGTTCCGCCCGTGCCTCTGCTTGA
- a CDS encoding ABC transporter ATP-binding protein codes for MPLLDVRNLSVSIPTPDGDVHAVRSVSLEIERGEIHGVIGESGCGKTMTGMATLGLLPKGARIDADRFHFDGEDLRDHAARLRGRRIGLISQDPAAALNPVLSIARQLDDVIRAHRDLPRQARRAEAASLLAATGLPDPDKVLKSYPHQLSGGMQQRVVIAQALATGADFLIADEPTTALDVSVGAQVLALLRGLVRDRGLTVLMITHDMDVIAEACDRATVLYAGRSVETGPVGAVLQSPGHPYTRALLSALPDAAPHGARLAAIDGAIPPPRSTITGCAFAPRCPQAMTVCSATTPPERDRATHRWLCHLPEDAA; via the coding sequence GTGCCTCTGCTTGACGTTCGCAACCTCTCCGTCAGCATTCCAACGCCGGACGGCGATGTCCATGCCGTGCGCTCCGTCAGCCTTGAGATCGAACGGGGCGAAATCCACGGGGTGATCGGCGAATCCGGTTGCGGCAAGACCATGACCGGCATGGCCACCCTCGGCCTCCTGCCGAAGGGCGCGCGCATAGACGCCGATCGCTTCCACTTCGACGGCGAGGATCTGCGCGACCATGCGGCCCGCCTGCGCGGCCGGCGGATCGGTCTCATCTCGCAGGACCCGGCGGCCGCGCTCAACCCTGTGCTTTCCATCGCCCGCCAGCTCGACGATGTGATCCGCGCCCACCGCGACCTGCCCCGGCAGGCCCGCCGCGCCGAGGCCGCTTCGCTGCTCGCCGCGACCGGCCTTCCCGACCCGGACAAGGTCCTGAAGAGCTATCCGCACCAGCTGTCGGGCGGCATGCAGCAGCGCGTCGTCATCGCGCAGGCGCTGGCCACCGGCGCCGACTTCCTCATTGCCGACGAGCCGACCACGGCGCTCGACGTTTCCGTCGGCGCGCAGGTGCTGGCGCTCCTGCGCGGGCTGGTCAGGGACCGCGGCCTCACCGTGCTGATGATCACCCACGACATGGACGTGATCGCGGAGGCCTGCGATCGGGCGACGGTGCTCTATGCCGGCCGGTCCGTCGAGACCGGGCCGGTCGGCGCGGTGCTGCAAAGCCCCGGCCATCCCTATACCCGCGCCCTGCTTTCGGCCCTGCCCGACGCCGCGCCGCACGGTGCGCGCCTTGCCGCCATCGACGGCGCCATCCCGCCGCCGCGCTCGACCATCACCGGCTGCGCCTTCGCGCCGCGCTGTCCGCAGGCGATGACGGTCTGTTCGGCGACCACGCCGCCGGAGCGTGATCGCGCGACCCATCGCTGGCTCTGCCATCTGCCGGAGGACGCGGCATGA
- a CDS encoding ABC transporter ATP-binding protein, translating to MTPVPILDVDRLVIRYRAGLFASRPKPAVNGASFRLEKGETLGIVGESGSGKTSLLRAILRLLPVESGAIRLDGQDWLALKGETLRLARQKIGVVSQNPFLSLSPRLTIEDILAEPMLAAGQRKGAVMREKIAALLSDCGLPGDFLGRRARELSGGQAQRVAIARALALEPGLLILDEPTSALDVSVQAQILNLLSDLKASRGLSMLFVTHNLKVVAHISDTLLVMRRGDVIEFGRTEDVIRAPAEAYTRELLSFGRNAVSR from the coding sequence ATGACCCCGGTTCCGATTCTCGACGTCGACAGGCTCGTCATCCGCTACCGCGCAGGCCTCTTCGCGTCGCGCCCGAAGCCGGCCGTCAACGGTGCAAGCTTCCGCCTCGAAAAGGGCGAGACGCTTGGCATCGTCGGGGAAAGCGGCTCCGGCAAGACAAGCCTGTTGCGCGCCATCCTCCGGCTCCTGCCGGTCGAAAGCGGTGCGATCCGTCTTGACGGGCAGGACTGGCTGGCGCTGAAGGGCGAGACGCTGCGCCTGGCGCGCCAGAAGATCGGCGTCGTCTCGCAAAACCCGTTCCTGTCGCTGAGCCCACGGCTGACCATCGAGGACATCCTTGCCGAACCCATGCTGGCGGCGGGGCAGCGAAAAGGCGCCGTCATGCGCGAGAAGATCGCGGCCCTTCTTTCCGACTGTGGCCTGCCTGGTGACTTCCTCGGTCGCCGCGCCCGCGAACTCTCGGGCGGCCAGGCGCAGCGTGTCGCGATCGCCCGCGCACTGGCGCTGGAACCCGGCCTCCTGATCCTGGACGAGCCGACCTCCGCGCTCGATGTCTCCGTGCAGGCGCAGATTCTCAACCTTCTCTCCGACCTCAAGGCGAGCCGCGGGCTCTCGATGCTCTTCGTCACCCATAATCTGAAGGTCGTCGCGCACATCTCCGACACCCTGCTCGTCATGCGTCGCGGCGACGTCATCGAGTTCGGCAGGACCGAGGACGTCATCCGCGCGCCCGCCGAAGCCTATACGCGCGAGCTGCTCTCTTTCGGTCGCAACGCCGTTTCCCGGTGA
- a CDS encoding nitrate reductase, which produces MEQAVKTTCPYCGVGCGVVATVAEDGAVSVKGDPDHPSNYGRLCSKGAALADTIDLDGRLLHPEIDGRQASWAAALDLVAAKFAGAIAEHGPDSVAFYVSGQLLTEDYYVGNKLMKGFFGSANIDTNSRLCMSSSVAGHRRAFGSDTVPGTYEDLELADLVILTGSNLAWCHPVLYQRIVAAKQRRPGMKVVVIDPRRTMTADMADLHLAIRPDTDVALFVGLLAHLVSNNAVEQNYVAAHTSGFAEAFSAAAGVSFRDVLERTGLPAMQLREFYRLFTATEKVVTCYSQGVNQSTSGTDKVNAILNCHLATAQIGRPGAGPFSLTGQPNAMGGREAGGLANMLAAHMALESADDRDRVQRFWASPVIAEKPGLKAVDLFQAVAEGRIKALWIMATNPAVSMPDADAVAAAIKTCPFVVVSDILRQTDTARLAHVLLPSLGWGEKSGTVTNSERRISRQRAFLDAPGQARADWWQLAEVARRMGFAEAFAYTAPAEIFSEHAALSAFENAGRRDFDIGAHAGIAQNAYDALAPFQWPQPAGQAPTETRFFADGGFYHAGGKAGFVAVEPVESDRTNADHPFTLNTGRIRDQWHTMTRTGKSARLSSHIAEPFAELHPRDAMEIGVGNAGLVEIESPQGRVVVRALITERQARGSIFAPMHWNDQFAARARIDAVVPAITDRFSGQPASKNIAVAARRFKAQHYAFAVSRTKPVDLDAAYWALARADGGWRLELAFVAPVGAWTDWCRRALAIPAHVEPLGYADAQTGDVRLAFFEGTRLLAAFFLAREPVAVARNWAIAQLAAEHANLRKRFALVAGRPGADKPDPGATVCSCFGVGVNQIVAAVRGGCHSVEAVGKALNAGTNCGSCRAEIRGIVDGCLAAAAQ; this is translated from the coding sequence ATGGAACAGGCGGTCAAGACAACGTGCCCCTATTGTGGCGTCGGCTGCGGTGTCGTCGCGACGGTCGCCGAAGACGGCGCCGTCTCCGTCAAGGGCGATCCGGACCATCCGTCGAATTACGGCCGGCTCTGCTCGAAGGGGGCGGCGCTTGCCGACACGATCGACCTTGACGGTCGCCTCCTCCATCCGGAGATCGATGGCCGGCAGGCGTCCTGGGCCGCGGCGCTCGACCTCGTCGCCGCGAAATTCGCCGGTGCGATTGCCGAGCACGGCCCCGATTCCGTGGCATTCTATGTTTCCGGCCAATTGCTGACGGAGGATTATTACGTCGGCAACAAGCTGATGAAGGGGTTTTTCGGCTCGGCCAATATCGACACCAATTCCCGGCTCTGCATGTCCTCCTCCGTTGCCGGTCATCGCCGGGCCTTCGGTTCGGATACGGTGCCGGGGACCTATGAAGACCTGGAACTGGCCGATCTCGTCATCCTGACCGGCTCGAACCTCGCCTGGTGTCATCCCGTGCTCTACCAGCGCATTGTCGCGGCCAAACAGCGGCGTCCGGGCATGAAGGTCGTCGTCATCGATCCGCGCCGCACCATGACGGCCGACATGGCCGACCTGCATCTCGCCATCCGTCCCGATACGGATGTGGCGCTGTTTGTCGGCCTGCTTGCCCATCTCGTCTCGAACAATGCCGTCGAGCAGAACTATGTGGCCGCGCATACGTCAGGTTTTGCCGAAGCCTTTTCGGCCGCCGCTGGCGTTTCCTTCCGCGACGTGCTGGAACGGACCGGCCTTCCGGCCATGCAGCTTCGCGAATTCTACCGCCTGTTCACGGCGACCGAGAAGGTCGTCACCTGCTACAGCCAGGGCGTCAACCAGTCGACCTCGGGCACCGACAAGGTCAATGCGATCCTCAATTGCCATCTGGCCACGGCACAGATCGGCCGCCCCGGTGCCGGCCCTTTCTCGCTGACCGGCCAGCCCAATGCCATGGGCGGGCGCGAGGCGGGCGGGCTCGCCAACATGCTCGCCGCTCATATGGCCCTCGAAAGCGCCGATGACCGCGACCGGGTGCAGCGCTTCTGGGCCTCGCCGGTCATTGCGGAGAAGCCTGGCCTCAAGGCCGTCGATCTTTTCCAGGCCGTTGCCGAGGGGCGTATCAAGGCGCTCTGGATCATGGCGACGAACCCTGCGGTTTCCATGCCCGACGCCGACGCCGTCGCGGCGGCGATCAAGACCTGTCCTTTCGTCGTCGTCTCCGACATCCTCCGGCAAACCGACACCGCCCGGCTCGCCCATGTGCTGCTGCCGTCGCTCGGCTGGGGGGAGAAGAGCGGAACGGTCACCAATTCCGAGCGCCGCATTTCCCGCCAGCGCGCCTTCCTCGATGCCCCCGGCCAGGCCAGGGCGGACTGGTGGCAGCTTGCCGAAGTCGCGCGCCGAATGGGCTTTGCGGAGGCCTTCGCCTATACCGCGCCGGCGGAGATCTTTTCCGAACACGCGGCCCTTTCGGCTTTCGAGAACGCCGGCCGCCGGGATTTCGACATCGGCGCGCATGCTGGCATCGCCCAGAATGCCTATGATGCCCTTGCGCCCTTCCAGTGGCCGCAGCCGGCAGGGCAGGCGCCTACGGAAACCCGCTTCTTCGCCGATGGCGGCTTCTACCATGCCGGCGGCAAGGCCGGTTTCGTTGCTGTCGAGCCGGTGGAAAGCGACCGCACGAATGCCGACCATCCCTTCACGCTGAACACCGGCCGCATCCGCGACCAGTGGCACACCATGACGCGCACAGGCAAAAGCGCGCGCCTCTCGTCCCATATCGCCGAACCCTTCGCGGAACTGCATCCGCGCGATGCGATGGAGATCGGTGTCGGCAATGCCGGGCTGGTCGAGATCGAGAGCCCGCAGGGAAGGGTGGTCGTGCGCGCCCTCATCACCGAGCGCCAGGCGCGGGGCAGCATCTTTGCCCCCATGCACTGGAACGACCAGTTTGCTGCAAGGGCGCGCATCGACGCCGTCGTGCCTGCCATCACCGACCGTTTTTCCGGCCAGCCGGCCTCGAAGAACATCGCTGTCGCGGCGCGCCGGTTCAAGGCGCAGCACTATGCCTTTGCCGTTTCGCGGACAAAGCCGGTTGATCTGGACGCAGCCTATTGGGCGCTTGCCAGGGCCGATGGCGGCTGGCGGCTGGAACTGGCCTTCGTTGCGCCGGTGGGAGCCTGGACGGACTGGTGTCGCCGCGCTCTGGCCATTCCCGCCCATGTCGAGCCGCTCGGCTATGCGGATGCGCAGACCGGCGACGTCAGGCTTGCCTTCTTCGAGGGCACGCGGCTCCTTGCCGCTTTCTTCCTGGCGCGCGAGCCCGTGGCCGTCGCCCGCAACTGGGCGATCGCGCAGCTTGCCGCCGAACACGCCAACCTGCGCAAGCGGTTCGCGCTCGTCGCCGGCCGGCCGGGTGCGGACAAGCCGGATCCCGGCGCCACCGTCTGTTCCTGTTTCGGCGTCGGCGTCAACCAGATCGTCGCCGCCGTGCGTGGCGGTTGCCACAGCGTCGAAGCCGTCGGCAAGGCGCTCAATGCCGGCACCAATTGCGGCTCCTGCCGCGCAGAGATCAGGGGGATCGTCGATGGATGTCTTGCCGCTGCCGCGCAATGA
- the nirD gene encoding nitrite reductase small subunit NirD, whose translation MNWFAIGDIADIPLRGARCVKTPQGRIAVFRTAENEVFAIEDHCPHKGGPLSQGIVHAKAVTCPLHNWVISLETGKALGADQGAVKTIVLKNDGGALFIALESLMMAAE comes from the coding sequence ATGAACTGGTTTGCCATCGGAGATATCGCCGACATCCCGCTGCGCGGCGCGCGCTGCGTGAAGACCCCGCAGGGCAGGATCGCCGTGTTCCGCACCGCGGAAAACGAGGTCTTCGCCATCGAGGACCATTGCCCGCACAAGGGCGGGCCGCTCAGCCAGGGCATCGTCCATGCCAAAGCCGTCACCTGCCCGCTGCACAACTGGGTCATCTCGCTCGAAACCGGCAAGGCGCTCGGTGCGGACCAGGGTGCGGTGAAGACGATCGTGCTCAAAAACGACGGCGGCGCGCTGTTCATCGCGCTCGAAAGCCTGATGATGGCGGCCGAATAG
- the nirB gene encoding nitrite reductase large subunit NirB — translation MTEKLVIIGNGMAPGRMLEHLLEKAPGQYEVTIFNAEPRVNYDRIMLSPVLSGEKDYEEIIIHGDGWYIKHGITLYKGHRIVAIDRDARTVTSDYGVTESYDKLVIATGSKPFILPVPGKELDGVIAYRDIADTQAMLLAAQSREKAVVIGGGLLGLEAAAGLAGRGMDVTVLHVMPTLMDRQLDPAAGYLLQKELEGRGIKIICKANTKAIVGNGKVEGIELEDGRIVPATLVVMAVGIRPNVGLAREAGLAINRGIVVDHGMQTSDGSIWALGECAEVGGMVYGLVAPLYEMARVMASHLAGEHGAAFVHSDTPTKLKVTGIELFSLGDFADGDDREEIVLRDASAGVYKRLVLKGNRIVGTVLYGETADGAWFNDLKKKQTDISQMRETLIFGQAYQGGAPLDPMAAVAALPDDAEICGCNGVCKGKIVSTITGKGLTSLDDVRAHTKASASCGSCTGLVEQLMTLTLGDSYNPAAVQPMCGCTDLGHDDVRRLIKAKGLKSIPAVMQELEWKTSCGCAKCRPALNYYLICDWPDAYADDYQSRFINERAHANIQKDGTYSVIPRMWGGETSSAELRRIADAVDKYRIPTVKVTGGQRIDLLGVKKEDLVNVWKDIGMPSGHAYAKALRTVKTCVGSEWCRMGTQDSTGLGIRIEKFMWGSWTPAKLKMAVSGCPRNCAEATCKDIGVICVDSGFEIHFAGAAGLDIKGTEVLGLVKSEDEALEHIVALTQMYREQARYLERIYKWAKRIGLDEIRRQIMDDADKRKAYYDRFVFSQKFAQVDPWSERVSGKDKHEFRPMATIGYPDAAE, via the coding sequence ATGACCGAGAAACTCGTCATCATCGGCAATGGCATGGCGCCGGGGCGCATGCTGGAGCATCTCCTCGAAAAGGCGCCGGGCCAATACGAGGTCACCATTTTCAACGCCGAGCCGCGCGTCAATTACGATCGCATCATGCTTTCGCCGGTGCTGTCGGGCGAGAAGGATTATGAGGAGATCATCATTCACGGCGACGGCTGGTACATCAAGCATGGCATCACGCTCTACAAGGGCCATCGCATCGTCGCCATCGACCGCGATGCCAGGACCGTCACATCCGACTACGGCGTCACGGAAAGCTATGACAAGCTGGTCATCGCCACCGGCTCCAAGCCCTTCATCCTGCCGGTGCCCGGCAAGGAGCTGGACGGCGTGATTGCCTACCGTGATATCGCCGACACCCAGGCCATGCTGCTGGCGGCCCAGTCGCGGGAAAAGGCCGTCGTCATCGGCGGCGGCCTCCTGGGGCTCGAAGCCGCCGCCGGCCTCGCCGGCCGCGGCATGGATGTCACCGTGCTCCATGTTATGCCGACCCTGATGGATCGCCAGCTCGACCCGGCCGCCGGCTACCTCCTGCAGAAAGAGCTGGAGGGGCGCGGCATCAAGATCATCTGCAAGGCAAACACCAAGGCCATCGTCGGCAACGGCAAGGTCGAGGGCATCGAACTGGAGGATGGCCGCATCGTTCCGGCAACGCTCGTCGTCATGGCCGTCGGCATTCGCCCGAATGTTGGACTTGCGCGGGAGGCGGGGCTTGCGATCAATCGGGGCATCGTCGTCGATCATGGCATGCAGACCTCCGATGGCAGCATCTGGGCGCTTGGCGAATGCGCCGAGGTCGGCGGCATGGTCTATGGCCTCGTCGCTCCGCTCTACGAGATGGCGCGTGTCATGGCTTCGCACCTTGCGGGCGAGCATGGCGCCGCCTTCGTGCATTCGGATACGCCGACCAAGCTCAAGGTCACCGGCATCGAACTCTTTTCGCTTGGCGATTTCGCCGATGGCGACGACCGCGAGGAGATCGTGCTGCGCGACGCATCGGCCGGCGTCTACAAGCGCCTCGTGCTGAAGGGCAACAGGATCGTCGGCACAGTGCTCTATGGCGAAACCGCCGACGGCGCCTGGTTCAACGACCTGAAGAAGAAGCAGACCGACATCTCGCAGATGCGCGAGACGTTGATCTTCGGCCAGGCCTATCAGGGGGGCGCTCCGCTGGACCCTATGGCGGCCGTTGCAGCCTTGCCGGATGATGCGGAAATCTGCGGCTGCAACGGCGTGTGCAAGGGCAAGATCGTCTCGACGATCACCGGTAAGGGGCTGACCTCGCTGGACGATGTGCGGGCCCATACCAAGGCATCCGCCTCCTGCGGCTCCTGCACCGGGCTCGTCGAACAGTTGATGACGCTGACACTCGGCGACAGTTACAATCCCGCCGCCGTTCAGCCGATGTGCGGCTGTACCGACCTCGGCCATGACGACGTGCGCCGCCTGATCAAGGCCAAGGGGCTGAAGTCCATTCCGGCCGTCATGCAGGAACTGGAATGGAAAACCTCCTGCGGCTGCGCCAAGTGCCGCCCGGCGCTCAATTACTACCTCATCTGCGACTGGCCGGATGCCTATGCCGACGACTATCAGTCCCGCTTCATCAACGAGCGGGCCCACGCCAATATCCAGAAGGACGGGACCTACTCCGTGATCCCGCGCATGTGGGGCGGCGAGACCAGCAGCGCCGAGCTGCGCCGCATTGCCGATGCGGTGGACAAGTACCGCATCCCCACGGTCAAGGTCACCGGCGGCCAGCGCATCGACCTGCTGGGCGTGAAGAAGGAAGACCTGGTGAATGTCTGGAAGGACATCGGCATGCCCTCCGGCCATGCCTATGCCAAGGCCCTGCGCACCGTGAAGACCTGTGTGGGCAGCGAGTGGTGCCGCATGGGCACGCAGGATTCCACCGGGCTCGGCATTCGCATCGAAAAATTCATGTGGGGGTCCTGGACGCCGGCCAAGCTGAAGATGGCCGTTTCCGGCTGTCCGCGAAACTGCGCGGAAGCGACCTGCAAGGACATCGGCGTCATCTGCGTGGACTCCGGCTTCGAGATCCATTTCGCCGGTGCCGCCGGTCTCGACATCAAGGGCACGGAGGTGCTCGGCCTCGTGAAGAGCGAGGACGAGGCGCTGGAGCATATCGTGGCGCTGACGCAGATGTACCGCGAGCAGGCGCGTTATCTCGAGCGCATCTACAAATGGGCAAAGCGCATCGGCCTCGATGAGATCCGCCGCCAGATCATGGACGATGCGGACAAGCGCAAGGCCTATTACGACCGCTTCGTCTTCTCCCAGAAATTTGCCCAGGTCGATCCCTGGTCGGAGCGCGTCTCCGGCAAGGACAAACATGAATTCCGGCCGATGGCGACCATCGGCTACCCGGACGCTGCGGAATAG